The Miscanthus floridulus cultivar M001 chromosome 17, ASM1932011v1, whole genome shotgun sequence genome has a window encoding:
- the LOC136517647 gene encoding uncharacterized protein has translation MGDPPALKRPKLEKDDNGSTYCPRPASNGAGATAASGAPPRDDVEEEDDISEEAVVALVAHRERDVERCKLKLLHYQSLLDTAEMKLEEAQSRLARFRDRKPPPTRSEPKLPTPPIQRDPKPSPPPIQRDPKPSPQPPLPEKKAPSPAPQPSARPQLVIPGTSNRPAPRPEPMPGLKKAAAPSSSAPLERSRKEEKQPKRKIEQKEHQNLISSVKKSSATMLKFQGGNLVSSQHRRKLRCLELCPANDQLVVTSALDGLVTLWQVETRGPSLSFRGKTDFFSPKHRWPEDIAWHPDCETIFAVYTADNDDSQVSMTNLISGQRKVTFLPEKPHSKGIINNISFMPWSDACFVTGGSDHAVILWEDKDDSWKPKRVHKDFHSSAVMGVAGLQQKKTILSVGCDKRIIGFDLSAGRTEFKNLIDSKCMSVLANPCDFNLYMVQTGAPGRQLRLFDVRLRQTEVHAFGWKQESSESQSALINQSWSPDGWYVSSGSADPVIHIFDIRHHGQNPCQSVQAHQKRVFKAVWHQTLPYLTSISSDLNIGIHRYS, from the exons ATGGGCGACCCGCCGGCGCTCAAGAGGCCCAAGCTCGAAAAGGACGACAACGGCTCCACCTACTGCCCCCGACCCGCCTCCAATGGCGCGGGCGCCACCGCCGCCAGCGGGGCGCCGCCGCGCGAcgacgtggaggaggaggatgacatcTCGGAGGAGGCGGTCGTCGCCCTCGTCGCGCACCGCGAGCGCGACGTCGAGCGCTGCAAGCTCAAGCTGCTCCACTACCAGTCCCTG CTGGACACCGCGGAGATGAAGCTGGAAGAGGCGCAGTCGAGGCTCGCCAGGTTCCGAGATCGCAAGCCGCCGCCAACCCGGTCGGAACCCAAGCTACCGACGCCGCCAATCCAGAGGGACCCCAAGCCATCCCCGCCGCCAATCCAGAGGGATCCCAAGCCATCGCCGCAGCCGCCACTGCCAGAGAAGAAGGCTCCCTCGCCCGCGCCGCAGCCGTCGGCGAGGCCGCAGCTTGTCATCCCTGGGACCAGCAACCGACCGGCCCCGCGCCCTGAGCCCATGCCTGGGTTGAAGAAGGCCGCCGCCCCGTCATCGTCGGCGCCTCTAGAGCGGTCAAGGAAAGAGGAGAAGCAACCCAAGAGAAAGATTG AACAGAAGGAGCATCAGAACTTGATTTCGAGTGTCAAGAAATCATCTGCAACTATGCTTAAATTTCAAGGTGGCAATTTGGTCTCGAGCCAACACAGGAGGAAGCTTAGGTGTCTTGAGCTATGCCCTGCTAATGATCAGCTTGTTGTTACCAG TGCACTGGATGGATTGGTTACTTTATGGCAAGTGGAGACTAGAGG ACCTTCTCTCTCATTTCGTGGCAAAACAGATTTCTTTTCTCCAAAGCATAGATGGCCTGAAGACATAGCTTGGCATCCAGACTGTGAGACAATTTTTGCTGTATACACTGCTGATAATGACGATTCTCAGGTTTCAATGACAAACCTTATATCAGGACAA AGGAAAGTTACTTTCCTACCGGAGAAGCCTCACTCAAAAGGAATCATAAATAACATAAGTTTCATGCCCTGGTCTGATGCATGCTTTGTAACTGGAGGAAGTGACCATGCTGTTATACTTTGGGAAGACAAAGATGATTCATGGAAACCCAAGAGAGTGCATAAGGATTTCCATTCTTCTGCTGTCATGGGTGTTGCTGGATTGCAACAGAAAAAAACAATATTATCAGTTGGCTGTGACAAGAGGATAATAGGATTTGATCTCTCTGCTGGAAGGACAGAGTTCAAGAACCTAATTGATAGCAAATGCATGAGTGTATTAGCAAATCCATGCGATTTCAACTTATACATGGTGCAGACAGG GGCTCCAGGCAGACAGCTGCGCTTGTTTGATGTCAGGCTTAGGCAAACTGAGGTTCATGCATTTGGTTGGAAACAAGAGAGCAGTGAGTCTCAGTCAGCTCTGATTAACCAATCATGGTCTCCAGATGGCTGGTACGTGTCGTCTGGTTCAGCAGATCCTGTGATCCACATCTTCGACATCAGGCATCATGGCCAGAATCCTTGCCAGTCTGTTCAGGCACACCAGAAGCGAGTGTTCAAAGCTGTTTGGCACCAAACATTGCCATATCTGACCTCCATATCGTCGGACCTCAACATTGGAATCCACAGATATTCATGA